Proteins found in one Falsirhodobacter algicola genomic segment:
- a CDS encoding phosphoribosylanthranilate isomerase, with the protein MPDIRVKICGLRTEADVQAVVAAGAHYAGLVFFPRSPRHLTLDEARIVAFAAPPGLAKVALVVDADDATLDAIVEAVPLDMLQLHGHETPERVAALRERYGLPVMKAIGVADEGDLAGLIEMSLAADQLLIDAKPPREAELPGGNGLSFDWRLVAQRRWLKPWMLAGGLTPENVAEAIQRTNVRQVDVSSGVEASRGVKDPARIAAFVRAATGPAVPRLR; encoded by the coding sequence GTGCCCGATATCCGCGTCAAGATCTGCGGCCTTCGTACGGAGGCCGATGTGCAGGCCGTGGTCGCGGCCGGTGCGCATTATGCGGGGCTGGTGTTCTTTCCCCGCTCTCCGCGCCATCTGACGCTAGATGAGGCACGGATCGTGGCCTTTGCCGCGCCCCCCGGCCTTGCGAAGGTTGCGCTGGTGGTGGATGCCGACGATGCCACGCTCGATGCGATCGTGGAGGCCGTCCCCCTCGACATGCTGCAGCTGCATGGCCACGAGACGCCGGAGCGTGTCGCCGCCCTGCGCGAGCGTTATGGCCTCCCGGTGATGAAGGCCATAGGCGTTGCCGACGAAGGCGATCTTGCCGGTCTGATCGAGATGAGCCTTGCCGCCGACCAGCTTCTGATCGACGCCAAACCCCCGCGCGAGGCCGAGCTTCCGGGTGGGAACGGGCTGTCGTTCGATTGGCGTCTCGTGGCGCAGCGCCGCTGGCTGAAGCCGTGGATGCTGGCCGGGGGGCTGACCCCCGAAAACGTCGCCGAGGCGATCCAGCGGACGAATGTACGTCAGGTCGATGTCTCCTCTGGGGTGGAGGCGTCGCGCGGCGTGAAGGATCCCGCGCGCATCGCCGCCTTCGTGCGGGCCGCGACCGGGCCGGCGGTGCCGCGCCTGCGTTGA
- the upp gene encoding uracil phosphoribosyltransferase, with the protein MLDHLTVVTHPLVQHKLTLMRRKDTSTGSFRRLLREVSLLLGYEITRGLDMTTVRIETPVTEMDAPILDGKKLALVSILRAGNGLLDGLLELVPAARVGFIGLYRDPETLQPVQYYAKVPEALEDRLTIAVDPMLATGNSSVAAIDLLKAKGAKNLRFLCLLASPEGVAVMKAAHPDVPIITAALDERLDDHGYIVPGLGDAGDRMFGTK; encoded by the coding sequence ATGCTGGACCACCTGACCGTCGTGACGCACCCGCTGGTGCAGCACAAGCTGACCCTGATGCGCCGCAAGGACACCTCCACCGGCAGCTTCCGCCGCCTTCTGCGCGAGGTGAGCCTGTTGCTGGGATACGAGATCACCCGCGGGCTGGACATGACCACGGTGCGGATCGAAACGCCGGTGACGGAGATGGACGCCCCAATCCTCGACGGCAAGAAGCTGGCGCTGGTGTCGATCCTGCGGGCGGGCAACGGCCTGCTCGATGGTCTGCTGGAACTGGTCCCGGCGGCGCGCGTGGGGTTCATCGGCCTCTACCGCGATCCCGAAACGCTGCAACCCGTGCAGTATTACGCCAAAGTCCCCGAGGCGCTGGAGGATCGGCTGACCATCGCGGTCGATCCGATGCTGGCGACGGGCAACTCCTCGGTCGCGGCGATCGATCTCTTGAAGGCGAAGGGCGCGAAGAACCTGCGCTTCCTGTGCCTGCTGGCCTCGCCCGAAGGGGTGGCGGTGATGAAGGCCGCGCATCCGGACGTGCCGATCATCACGGCGGCGCTGGATGAGCGGCTGGACGATCACGGCTATATCGTGCCGGGCCTCGGCGATGCCGGGGATCGGATGTTCGGCACGAAGTAA
- a CDS encoding PaaI family thioesterase, with the protein MIEPVQIVKERRDRALNALLAEVPYVTFLGMRFDRRGDELTAILPFRETLIGVPAPPAIHGGVTAAFFEMAALIELAWTSTWTRMEAGEALPALPRTINMTVDYLRPGLPRDAYARARVVRFGRRYASVHVEGWQDNRERLFAQATGHFLMPDGA; encoded by the coding sequence ATGATCGAACCCGTGCAGATCGTGAAGGAACGCCGCGACCGCGCCTTGAACGCGCTGCTAGCCGAGGTGCCCTACGTCACCTTCCTCGGCATGCGCTTCGATCGGCGCGGGGATGAACTGACGGCCATCCTGCCCTTCCGCGAAACGCTGATCGGCGTGCCCGCCCCGCCCGCGATCCATGGCGGCGTCACCGCCGCCTTCTTCGAGATGGCGGCCCTGATCGAACTTGCATGGACCTCCACCTGGACCCGGATGGAGGCGGGCGAGGCCCTGCCCGCCCTTCCCCGGACCATCAACATGACGGTGGATTACCTGCGCCCCGGCCTGCCGCGCGACGCCTATGCCCGCGCGCGGGTGGTGCGCTTCGGGCGCCGCTATGCCAGCGTGCATGTCGAAGGCTGGCAGGACAATCGCGAGCGGCTGTTCGCGCAGGCCACCGGCCATTTCCTGATGCCCGACGGCGCGTGA
- a CDS encoding 50S ribosomal protein L25/general stress protein Ctc, which yields MANEIPDLQATVRAGTGKGAARQARRDGLVPGIVYGDGKEPQAINMNFNYLLKLLKQGRFLSTLFNLKVEGQDDVRVICRAVQRDVVKDLPTHVDFMRLRRNSRINLFIHVDFVNADQAPGIKRGGTLVIVRNEVELEVTASDIPDHITVDLAGKQIGDVIHINDIVLPNGAKPTIDRNFVIANISAPSGLVSEENAAEDEASAE from the coding sequence ATGGCAAACGAGATCCCGGATCTTCAGGCCACGGTGCGCGCGGGGACAGGCAAGGGGGCCGCCCGGCAAGCTCGTCGTGACGGCCTTGTGCCCGGCATCGTGTATGGCGACGGCAAAGAGCCGCAAGCCATCAACATGAACTTCAACTACCTGTTGAAACTGCTGAAACAGGGCCGCTTCCTGTCCACGCTGTTCAACCTGAAGGTCGAAGGCCAAGACGACGTGCGCGTGATCTGCCGCGCCGTTCAGCGCGACGTGGTCAAAGACCTGCCGACGCATGTGGACTTCATGCGCCTGCGTCGCAACAGCCGCATCAACCTGTTCATCCACGTCGATTTCGTGAACGCCGACCAAGCCCCGGGCATCAAGCGCGGCGGCACGCTGGTCATCGTTCGCAACGAAGTCGAACTGGAAGTCACCGCGTCGGACATCCCGGACCACATCACCGTGGATCTGGCCGGCAAGCAGATCGGCGATGTGATCCACATCAACGACATCGTGCTGCCGAACGGCGCGAAACCGACGATCGACCGCAACTTCGTGATCGCCAACATCTCCGCGCCGTCGGGGCTGGTGTCCGAAGAGAACGCGGCCGAGGACGAAGCTTCGGCCGAGTGA
- the pth gene encoding aminoacyl-tRNA hydrolase: MKLWVGLGNPGAKYAGNRHNIGFMAVDRIAADHGFSPWRRAFQGSVSEGRFGSEKIALLKPETFMNASGQSVGEAMRFWKLTPADVVVLHDELDLAPGKVRLKTGGGHAGHNGLRSIHAHIGEAYDRVRLGIGHPGHKDRVAGYVLSDFAKAEGDWLDDVMRGLSDGAPSLAQGDGPRFLNAVANRVAPPRPSTGTAPRAAKTEPAADAPPADTRSALEKLMEKFR; the protein is encoded by the coding sequence ATGAAACTCTGGGTCGGTCTGGGAAATCCGGGCGCGAAATATGCCGGAAACCGGCACAATATCGGCTTCATGGCGGTGGATCGGATCGCCGCCGATCACGGCTTTTCCCCGTGGCGGCGCGCGTTTCAGGGCAGCGTGTCCGAAGGGCGCTTCGGCAGCGAAAAAATCGCCCTCCTGAAACCGGAGACGTTCATGAACGCCTCCGGCCAATCCGTAGGCGAGGCGATGCGCTTCTGGAAGTTGACCCCCGCCGATGTGGTGGTGCTGCATGACGAACTCGACCTCGCCCCCGGCAAGGTGCGGCTCAAGACGGGCGGCGGCCATGCGGGGCATAACGGCCTGCGCTCCATCCACGCCCATATCGGCGAGGCCTATGACCGCGTGCGGCTGGGCATCGGCCATCCCGGCCACAAGGACCGCGTCGCGGGCTATGTGCTGTCCGATTTCGCCAAGGCCGAGGGCGATTGGCTGGACGATGTGATGCGCGGGCTGTCGGATGGCGCGCCGTCGCTGGCGCAGGGCGACGGGCCGCGCTTTCTGAATGCGGTGGCAAACCGCGTGGCCCCGCCCCGCCCTTCCACCGGCACGGCGCCGCGGGCGGCAAAGACCGAACCTGCCGCGGATGCCCCGCCCGCCGACACCCGCAGCGCCCTTGAAAAGCTGATGGAGAAATTCCGATGA
- the purQ gene encoding phosphoribosylformylglycinamidine synthase subunit PurQ: MKAAVITYPGSNCDRDLAVAFRDAGAEVVTVWHKDTDLPDGVDVVGVPGGFSFGDYLRCGAIAARSPISTALARHVERGGYAIGICNGFQVLTETGLLPGALMRNAGLKYICKQVHLKVETTDSAFTRGYAAGASITVPIAHHDGNYTADPETLAALSAEDRIAFTYLDNPNGAVLDIAGILSANRRVLGMMPHPERAMDSALGSADGRPLFDALLGRMALA; encoded by the coding sequence ATGAAAGCCGCCGTCATCACCTATCCGGGTTCCAACTGCGACCGCGATCTGGCCGTCGCCTTCCGCGATGCGGGGGCAGAGGTCGTGACGGTCTGGCACAAGGACACGGACCTGCCGGACGGTGTGGATGTGGTGGGTGTGCCGGGCGGTTTCTCGTTCGGCGACTATCTGCGCTGCGGCGCGATCGCGGCCCGTTCGCCCATCAGCACGGCGCTGGCGCGGCATGTGGAACGCGGCGGCTATGCCATCGGCATCTGCAACGGTTTTCAGGTTCTGACCGAAACGGGCCTGCTGCCGGGCGCGCTGATGCGCAATGCGGGGCTGAAATACATCTGCAAGCAAGTGCATCTGAAGGTGGAGACCACCGACAGCGCCTTCACCCGCGGTTATGCCGCCGGGGCCTCGATCACGGTGCCGATCGCGCATCACGATGGCAACTACACCGCCGATCCCGAAACGCTCGCCGCGCTGTCGGCCGAGGATCGGATCGCGTTCACCTATCTCGACAATCCCAACGGCGCGGTTCTGGACATCGCGGGCATCCTGTCGGCCAACCGCCGGGTGCTGGGCATGATGCCGCATCCCGAGCGTGCGATGGACTCCGCCCTCGGCAGCGCCGATGGCCGCCCGCTGTTCGATGCCCTGCTGGGCAGAATGGCGCTTGCCTGA
- a CDS encoding thymidine kinase → MAKLYFHYSTMNAGKSTLLLQAAHNYRERGMQVMTLTAALDDRAGRGVIASRIGIAEGAESFTTDCDLYDRVVAQAHAAPPACIFLDEAQFLTEMQVWQLARIADDLGIPVMCYGLRVDFRGRLFPGSAALLALADDLREIRTICHCGRKATMVVRLGPDGAALREGAQVQIGGNESYVSLCRRHWRDAVGDPSVDASH, encoded by the coding sequence ATGGCGAAGCTCTACTTCCACTACTCCACCATGAATGCGGGGAAATCGACGCTCCTGCTGCAGGCGGCGCATAACTACCGCGAACGCGGGATGCAGGTCATGACGCTGACCGCCGCGCTGGACGACCGTGCGGGCCGGGGCGTGATCGCCAGCCGCATCGGCATCGCCGAAGGGGCCGAGAGTTTCACCACCGACTGCGATTTGTACGACCGTGTCGTGGCGCAGGCCCATGCGGCCCCGCCCGCCTGCATCTTCCTCGACGAGGCCCAGTTCCTGACCGAGATGCAGGTCTGGCAACTGGCGCGCATCGCCGACGATCTGGGCATTCCCGTCATGTGCTATGGGCTGCGTGTCGATTTCCGGGGGCGGCTGTTTCCGGGATCTGCGGCCCTTCTGGCGCTGGCCGACGATCTGCGCGAAATCCGCACCATCTGCCATTGCGGGCGCAAGGCGACGATGGTCGTGCGGCTGGGGCCGGACGGGGCCGCGCTGCGCGAAGGGGCGCAGGTGCAGATCGGCGGCAACGAATCCTACGTCTCCTTGTGTCGGCGGCACTGGCGCGACGCCGTCGGAGATCCATCTGTTGACGCCAGCCACTGA
- a CDS encoding MerR family transcriptional regulator yields the protein MDPLLSFKEMCARFDVTPRTLRYYEYIELLQPHREGRTRFYGPREVARMQVILRGKRFGFTLEEIRQWLILSQSEGDDVAHNDRIVAIAERKLEELTRQRSALDSAIHDLRELRDAAKAGKIG from the coding sequence ATGGACCCATTGCTGAGCTTCAAGGAGATGTGCGCCCGGTTCGATGTGACGCCCCGGACGCTGCGCTACTATGAATATATCGAACTGCTCCAACCCCATCGGGAAGGGCGGACTCGTTTCTATGGTCCGCGCGAGGTGGCGCGGATGCAGGTCATCCTGCGCGGCAAACGTTTCGGATTCACGCTGGAGGAGATCCGCCAGTGGCTCATCCTCTCGCAGAGCGAGGGGGACGACGTGGCCCATAACGACCGCATCGTGGCCATCGCCGAACGCAAGCTGGAAGAGTTGACCCGGCAGCGCAGCGCCCTTGACAGCGCCATCCACGACCTGCGCGAATTGCGCGACGCCGCAAAGGCGGGGAAGATCGGCTGA
- a CDS encoding lipopolysaccharide assembly protein LapA domain-containing protein, with protein MMRWIRIVFIVLLAILLLAVAIANRQLVTLRLLPDTASSFFGFGGSIQLPLFLVILGAAALGLLIGFVWEYVREHRIRADAQRTEREAQRLREELATTRKEQPRDDVLALLDQKAV; from the coding sequence ATGATGCGCTGGATCCGAATCGTCTTCATCGTCCTTCTGGCGATCCTGCTTCTGGCTGTTGCCATCGCGAACCGTCAGTTGGTCACGCTGCGGCTGCTGCCGGACACCGCATCCAGCTTCTTCGGCTTCGGCGGCTCGATCCAGCTTCCGCTGTTCCTCGTGATCCTCGGTGCGGCGGCGCTTGGCCTGCTGATCGGGTTCGTCTGGGAATATGTGCGCGAGCATCGCATCCGCGCTGATGCGCAGCGCACCGAGCGCGAGGCGCAACGTCTGCGCGAAGAATTGGCCACGACCCGCAAGGAACAACCCCGTGACGACGTGCTGGCCCTGCTGGACCAGAAGGCGGTCTAA
- a CDS encoding PaaI family thioesterase, with the protein MDDLERARHFIAVIPHCAALGITVEDVGIGRAVLALPYDPRLVGDPATGVIAGGAVSVLMDSACGAAVMAHPEARGLTATIDLRIDYMRAATPGQRIVTHAECHHVTQHVAFVRATAHDDDAARPVATAAGTFTIIREGA; encoded by the coding sequence ATGGACGATCTGGAACGCGCCCGGCACTTCATCGCCGTCATCCCCCATTGCGCCGCCCTCGGCATCACCGTCGAGGATGTGGGCATCGGCCGCGCCGTGCTGGCGCTGCCCTACGATCCGCGATTGGTGGGCGATCCGGCCACCGGGGTGATCGCGGGCGGGGCGGTGTCGGTGCTGATGGATTCGGCCTGCGGCGCGGCCGTCATGGCCCATCCCGAGGCGCGCGGCCTGACCGCTACGATCGACCTGCGCATCGATTACATGCGCGCGGCCACGCCGGGGCAGCGCATCGTCACCCATGCCGAATGCCATCACGTCACGCAGCATGTCGCCTTCGTGCGCGCCACCGCCCATGACGACGATGCCGCCCGCCCCGTGGCCACCGCCGCCGGCACCTTCACCATCATCCGCGAGGGCGCATGA
- a CDS encoding antibiotic biosynthesis monooxygenase family protein, whose translation MYLTMNRFRIVPGQEEAFEAVWAARETKLPEVPGFVSFHLLRGPSTEEETLYASHTVWRDEASFRDWTRSEAFRAAHRGAGGHAHLYHGPPKLEVFSSVQSV comes from the coding sequence ATGTATCTGACCATGAACCGTTTCCGCATCGTTCCGGGGCAGGAGGAGGCGTTCGAGGCCGTCTGGGCCGCCCGCGAAACGAAGCTGCCCGAGGTTCCGGGCTTCGTGTCTTTCCACCTCTTGCGTGGCCCCTCGACCGAGGAGGAGACGCTCTATGCCTCGCACACCGTCTGGCGGGATGAGGCGTCGTTCCGCGATTGGACCCGCTCGGAGGCGTTCCGCGCGGCGCATCGCGGGGCGGGGGGGCATGCGCATCTCTATCACGGTCCGCCGAAGCTGGAGGTGTTCAGCTCCGTTCAGTCGGTCTGA
- a CDS encoding DEAD/DEAH box helicase — translation MTTFADLGLSDKLLKALANTKLSTPTPIQEQAIPHIMRGADLMGLAQTGTGKTAAFGLPLLHRLLELHHPAGPRNVRALILAPTRELVSQISDNLTVFTKGTPTKVTTIVGGASINRQAERLARGTDVLVATPGRLIDLLERGDVRLDQCGYLVLDEADHMLDMGFIHSLRKIAKFIPLKRQTMLFSATMPKDIEELASTYLRNPVKVQVSPPGKPADKVTQAVHFTPQGDKAKVLEGYLKEHPGERSIVFGRTKHGSEKLMKLLVTWGFKAGSIHGNKSQNQRERTLQEFRDGTVEVLVATDVAARGIDIPGVKHVYNYDMPNVPENYVHRIGRTARAGTEGRAIAFCAPAEMGEFRDVEKLLKKAIPVIGGAPWAADAVAAAPKPGQNRGGRPQGKPRSAAGGKPSAAGKPAGKPRAARPQGKPGGSAAPRRSAR, via the coding sequence ATGACGACTTTTGCCGATCTCGGCCTCAGCGACAAGCTGCTGAAGGCTCTCGCCAACACCAAACTTTCGACGCCCACGCCGATTCAGGAACAAGCGATCCCGCACATCATGCGCGGCGCGGACCTGATGGGCCTTGCCCAGACGGGCACCGGCAAGACGGCCGCCTTCGGCCTGCCGCTGCTGCACCGCCTGCTGGAGCTTCACCACCCGGCCGGGCCGCGCAACGTGCGCGCTCTGATCCTTGCGCCGACGCGCGAACTGGTCAGCCAGATCTCCGACAACCTGACGGTCTTCACCAAGGGTACGCCGACCAAGGTCACGACCATCGTCGGCGGCGCTTCCATCAACCGGCAGGCCGAACGGCTGGCGCGCGGCACCGATGTGCTGGTGGCCACCCCCGGCCGTCTGATCGACCTTCTGGAACGCGGCGATGTGCGCCTCGACCAATGCGGCTATCTCGTCCTCGACGAGGCGGACCACATGCTGGATATGGGCTTCATCCATTCGCTGCGGAAGATCGCCAAGTTCATCCCGCTGAAGCGTCAGACGATGCTGTTCTCGGCCACCATGCCCAAGGACATCGAGGAGCTCGCCTCCACCTATCTACGCAACCCGGTGAAGGTGCAGGTCTCGCCCCCCGGCAAACCCGCCGACAAGGTGACGCAAGCCGTCCACTTCACGCCGCAGGGCGACAAGGCCAAAGTGCTCGAAGGCTATCTGAAGGAACATCCGGGCGAGCGTTCGATCGTCTTCGGCCGCACCAAGCACGGTTCGGAAAAGCTGATGAAGCTGCTGGTGACATGGGGCTTCAAGGCTGGCTCCATCCACGGCAACAAAAGCCAGAACCAGCGTGAGCGTACGTTGCAGGAGTTCCGCGACGGTACCGTCGAGGTGCTGGTCGCCACCGACGTCGCCGCGCGCGGCATCGACATTCCGGGCGTGAAGCATGTCTACAACTACGACATGCCGAACGTCCCGGAGAACTATGTCCACCGGATCGGCCGCACGGCGCGCGCCGGCACCGAAGGCCGCGCGATCGCCTTCTGCGCCCCGGCCGAGATGGGCGAGTTCCGCGATGTGGAAAAACTGCTGAAAAAGGCGATCCCGGTCATCGGCGGGGCCCCTTGGGCCGCAGATGCCGTGGCCGCGGCGCCCAAGCCTGGTCAGAACCGCGGCGGCCGCCCGCAGGGCAAACCGCGCAGCGCCGCAGGGGGCAAACCCTCGGCTGCGGGCAAACCCGCCGGCAAACCGCGCGCCGCCCGCCCGCAGGGCAAACCCGGCGGCAGCGCCGCGCCGCGCCGTTCGGCCCGCTGA
- a CDS encoding DUF2237 family protein, whose product MIAPSLNVLGEELQSCSLEPLTGYFRNGCCDTGPADQGSHTVCAMMTAEFLAMSKYLGNDLSTPRPEYGFAGLKPGDRWCLCASRFLQAHEEGAAPHIRLAATHQRALDVVPLEVLMLHALDLPEG is encoded by the coding sequence ATGATTGCACCGTCGCTGAACGTCTTAGGAGAGGAGCTTCAGTCCTGCTCCCTCGAACCGCTGACCGGCTATTTCCGCAACGGGTGCTGCGACACCGGGCCGGCGGATCAGGGCAGCCACACGGTCTGTGCCATGATGACGGCCGAATTCCTCGCGATGTCGAAATACCTTGGAAACGATCTGTCCACGCCGCGGCCCGAATACGGCTTCGCCGGGCTGAAACCCGGCGATCGGTGGTGCCTCTGCGCGTCGCGCTTCCTTCAGGCGCACGAAGAGGGCGCGGCCCCGCATATCCGCCTTGCCGCCACCCATCAGCGCGCGCTGGATGTCGTGCCGCTGGAGGTGCTGATGCTGCACGCCCTCGACCTGCCCGAAGGCTGA
- the ihfB gene encoding integration host factor subunit beta produces the protein MIRSELIQKIADENPHLTQRHVERIVHTVFDEIIEALSRGDRVELRGFGAFSVKARDARVGRNPRTGEAVEVEDKFVPFFKTGKLLRERLNGRS, from the coding sequence ATGATCCGGTCGGAATTGATCCAGAAAATCGCGGATGAGAATCCGCACCTGACGCAGCGGCATGTCGAGCGGATCGTTCACACCGTCTTTGACGAGATCATCGAGGCGCTTTCGCGCGGAGATCGTGTCGAACTGCGTGGTTTCGGCGCGTTTTCCGTCAAGGCACGGGACGCGCGGGTAGGCCGCAATCCCAGAACCGGCGAAGCCGTCGAGGTCGAGGACAAGTTCGTCCCCTTCTTCAAGACCGGCAAGCTGCTACGCGAAAGGTTGAATGGCCGCTCATGA
- the trpB gene encoding tryptophan synthase subunit beta, which produces MAEDGINSFMNSPDEQGRFGIFGGRFVSETLMPLILDLQARYDHAKTDPEFWAEMHDLWTHYVGRPSPLYHAARLTEHLGGAKIYLKRDELNHTGAHKINNVLGQIILARRMGKTRIIAETGAGQHGVATATVCAKFGLKCVVYMGAHDVERQAPNVFRMRLLGAEVVPVTSGRGTLKDAMNDALRDWVTHVRDTFYCIGTVAGPHPYPAMVRDFQSIIGKEVRTQLAEQEGEGRLPDTLVAAIGGGSNAMGLFHPFLDDPSVRIIGVEAGGKGVDETMQHCASLTGGRPGVLHGNRTYLLQDEDGQILEGFSISAGLDYPGIGPEHAWLHDTGRAQYVSITDNEALEAFQLCCALEGIIPALEPSHALAHVMKIAPDLPKDHIIVMNMCGRGDKDIFTVAKHLGFDMKI; this is translated from the coding sequence ATGGCCGAGGACGGCATCAACAGCTTCATGAACAGCCCCGACGAGCAGGGACGCTTCGGCATCTTCGGCGGGCGCTTCGTGTCCGAGACGCTCATGCCGCTGATCCTCGATCTGCAGGCGCGCTACGATCATGCCAAGACCGACCCGGAATTCTGGGCCGAGATGCACGATCTGTGGACGCATTACGTCGGTCGTCCGTCGCCGCTCTATCATGCGGCCCGTCTGACCGAACATCTGGGCGGCGCGAAGATCTACCTCAAGCGCGACGAGTTGAACCATACCGGCGCGCACAAGATCAACAACGTGCTGGGTCAGATCATTCTGGCCCGCCGCATGGGCAAGACCCGCATCATCGCCGAAACGGGCGCCGGTCAGCACGGCGTGGCGACGGCCACCGTCTGCGCGAAGTTCGGCCTGAAATGCGTCGTCTATATGGGCGCGCACGATGTGGAACGTCAGGCCCCGAACGTCTTCCGTATGCGCCTTCTGGGGGCAGAGGTCGTTCCCGTCACCTCGGGCCGCGGCACGCTCAAGGACGCGATGAACGACGCCCTGCGCGATTGGGTGACGCATGTGCGCGACACGTTCTACTGCATCGGCACGGTGGCGGGGCCGCATCCCTATCCGGCGATGGTGCGCGATTTCCAGTCGATCATCGGCAAGGAAGTCCGCACCCAGTTGGCCGAGCAGGAGGGCGAGGGCCGTCTTCCCGATACGCTCGTGGCGGCGATCGGCGGCGGCTCCAACGCGATGGGGCTGTTCCACCCGTTCCTCGATGATCCCTCGGTGCGCATCATCGGCGTGGAGGCCGGTGGCAAGGGCGTGGATGAGACGATGCAGCACTGCGCCAGCCTGACGGGCGGCCGTCCGGGCGTCCTGCACGGCAACCGCACCTATCTGCTGCAGGACGAGGATGGGCAAATCCTCGAAGGGTTCTCCATCTCGGCCGGTCTCGATTATCCGGGGATCGGGCCGGAGCATGCGTGGCTGCACGATACGGGCCGGGCGCAGTACGTCTCGATCACCGACAACGAGGCGCTGGAGGCGTTCCAGCTCTGCTGCGCGCTGGAAGGGATCATCCCGGCGCTGGAGCCGAGCCATGCGCTGGCCCATGTCATGAAGATCGCGCCGGACCTGCCCAAAGACCATATCATCGTCATGAACATGTGTGGGCGCGGCGACAAGGACATCTTCACCGTCGCAAAGCATCTCGGCTTCGACATGAAGATCTGA